CGGTGAGACGCGTCGTCTGGTGAGCGCGGCTGCCAATCTGAAACGCGCGCTCGCCGGCGGCCGTATCACCGGGTCGCGGCTTGGGCGGATTCTGGTAGCTGTAGCGCGGGAACCCAGCCGCAGTTGGCGACGCTTCGCTTTCCACCCGCGCACGCGCAACCGGCTTCGGCGCATCAGAAGCGCGCGGTTCATCTTCACCGCGATTCCGAATCACTCGCATCGGATTGATCCGCTGCAAAAACCCAGGTTGATTCGTGCGGGCGGCGGGCGTTTCAGCGCGGGCCACGGGAGCGGGTGTTCGCGTCGAAACAGAAGCGCGCGCAACAGACGTCGTGGGAGAACGTGACGCGCTCGCGCTCTCGGCAACCGCGGTTGGCGGGGGCCGCACGGGACGTGCTGTGTCCGGTTCCTGACCCGCACTTCCGATAATTGCCGCCGGTGTTGTCGCTCCCGGAGCGGAGCCGCTCTCTGCCTGTGCCGCGGGTGCCAGTTCGGTTTCCAGCAAACCTGCCCATTGTCGTGCTGCCTTCGCTTCCGTTGTTTCCCCGGCTGCGGCCGCGTACTCCCGATAATACTGCAGTGCGACGGGGCGATTATTGAACTGTGTGTGATTGAGGACGGCAAGATTCAGCAACGCGGGTGCATAATCCGGCTTCTGCTCAAGCGCATCGGTGAAGCACGACACTGCGCGCCGGAAATCCCGGCGCTGGGCATGAAGCAAGCCCAGGCTGTTGAGAGCCTCCAGATGCTTCCCTTCCAGCCGCAAAACCTCCTCAAAACAGCGTTCAGCCTGCGGGAATTCACGGAGCTTCAAGTGGGCAGTTCCGAGCCTAAGCCAGCCTTCTGGAACAGTTGCTCGAAGCGATGTGAACACCACCCACGCCGATCGCGCTCCCTCAAATTGCTCGTTTTCGAAACGCAGGCATCCGAGGTTATAATGGGCTTCCGCGAGGTTTCGATCACTTGTCAGCGCCTTCACGTAGGCCTGCTCGGCATTTGTGAACTGTCCCGTGTGGTGGTATGCAAGCCCCAGCTGATTCCAGATCACTGCGTTCGTGGGCATGAGACTCGCCGCCATTTCCAACTCCTCGACTGCCTCAGCAAACCGGCCGTCTTCCATCATCTCGCGAGCCTCGAGAAACGCACGCGTTCCTTTCGGAGCACATCCGCACAGTCCTGCCACCAGCAGCACGAACACGAACGAGGCTGCACCCCAATTTTTGATGATGCGCATGTGAACTCGTGGTACCATTCGCATCCGAACGTGTCAAGAAACGCACCCGGAAATACAGGTTTGTGGTCGCAATGCTGTCTCGTGCTGAGACTGGCGCTTGCAATCCTGCTCACGCATCATGTCTCAGGCATGCCTGGTGATCCCAATCTGGGGCGGCCGGAAGTTTTCATCGTTGAGGATCCGGCCGCAACCGTGGCGTTCCGCCCCGTGGAGGAAGTCATTGATCGGATGCTGCTGCGCGGTCTTACAAATCTCACCACCCAAACCAATCCCAGGGATGCCTGGCTCAGCCTGGTCCGAACCCAGGACGTGATCGGGATCAAAGTCTTCACCGAACCAGGTCCCAATAGCGGCACGCGCCAGGCGGTCGTTGCCGCCCTCGTGAAAAGCCTGCTGGCCGCCGGAATTCCTGCAAAGAACCTCATTGTTTGGGATAAACACATCATTCACCTGCGCCTGGCCGGCTACGGAAAACTCGAAAGCCGGTTTGGGGTTCGCCTGGCAGGCAGCGCCGATTCGGGATACGACCCTGCGACGTTCTACGAAAATTCGATCCTCGGAACGCTCGTCTGGGGCGACTTCGAATTTGGACGAAAAGACGAAACGGTGGGACGCCGTTCTTACGTCTCCAAACTCGTCACGCAGGAGATGACCCGCATCATCAACGTCACGCCCATGATGAATCATAACCAGGCCGGCGTCGTGGGGGCTCTCTACAACCTTGCGATCGGAAGTGTCGACAACACCCGGCGTTTCGAAGACGAATCCGCGCGCCTCGCAACGGCCGTGCCTGAAGTCTTTGCGTTGCCTGTGCTGGCCGATCGTGTCGCGCTCAACATCGTCGACGCCCTCGTCTGCCAGTACGAAGGTGAAGAGCGCAGCCTGCTTCATTATTCAGCATCGCTCAATCAGCTGCGTTTCAGCCGTGATCCCGTGGCACTCGACGCCCTCTCGCTGCAGGAATTGGAACGGCAACGGCAACTCGCAAAGACGCCGCGTCTCAAGCCAAACATGGAACTTTATTCGAACGCTGAACTGCTTGAACTCGGCGTAAGCGACCCATCCAAAATCAGGATCACGCACCTGAAGTGATGGCGGCCTCCTAGGAAAAAACAAAGCGCCGCAAACCTTTCGGGTCGCGGCGCTCGAAGATCCTGTTGCTTAGCGGCCCTTGGGCAATGCCGTCATGCCTGCATATACCGCATTGCTTCCCAGCATCTGCTCGATGCGCAGCAACTGATTGTATTTCGCCAGGCGATCTGAACGGCTGAGCGACCCCGTCTTGATCTGACCGCAGTTCGTTGCGACCGCAATGTCAGCAATCGTTGCATCCTCGGTTTCGCCCGAGCGATGGCTCAGGACTGCGGTGTAGCCGTTGAATTGCGCGAGTTGCACAGCGTCAAGGGTTTCAGTCAGCGAGCCAATCTGGTTCACCTTCACCAAAATCGAATTCGCCGTGCCTGTGTCGATGCCCTTCTTCAGGAACTTGGTATTCGTGACGAACAAGTCGTCTCCAACCAGCTGCACGCGGTCGCCAAGCTTCTCGGTCAGCAGCTTCCAATGTTTCCAGTCGCCTTCTGCGCAACCGTCCTCAATGCTCACGATCGGATACTTGCCGCACAGTTTCACATAGAAATCCACCAGTTCCTCGCCCGAGAGCGTCTTGCCTGTGCTCTTTTTGAACGTGTAGGTGCCGTTCTTGTTGTAGAACTCGCTGCTCGCGACGTCGAGAGCCAGAAAGATTTCCTTGCCCGCCTTGTAACCAGCATCCTTCGTCGCCTGCAGGATCGATTCAAGCGCGTCTTCAACACTATCGAGCTTCGGCGCGAAACCGCCTTCATCACCCACCGCAGTGCTCAATCCGCGTTTCTTCAGGACAGCCTTCAAGGCGTGAAAAATCTCGGTGATCGCCCGCAGCCCTTCGCTGAACGTCGGCAGCCCGTGCGGCATCACCATGAACTCCTGGAAATCAATCGGGGCATCGGAATGCGCGCCGCCGTTGATGACGTTGGCCATCGGGACGGGCAGCACCTTGGCGTTCGGTCCGCCGAGATATTTGAACAGCGGAATGCCCAGCGCTTCCGACGCTGCTTTGGCATTCGCCAGTGAGACAGCGAGAATCGCGTTGGCGCCCAGCTTGGACTTGGTCTCGGTTCCATCGAGATCAATCATGGTCCTGTCGACCGCAAGCTGATCCAGCGCATCGACGCCTTGCAGGGCGGGAAGGATTTTTTCCGTGACGTTGTTCACGGCTTTTGAAACGCCCTTGCCGAGGAACCGCTTCTTGTCGCCGTCGCGCAGTTCAATAGCTTCGTGTTCTCCCGTGCTGGCGCCCGACGGAACTGCCGCCCGGCCGACTGCGCCGCCTGCCAGAATCACATCAACTTCCACGGTCGGATTACCGCGTGAATCCAAAACTTCACGCGCCTGAATATCATAGATCGTGCTCATTTTCGTTTTCGTATCCACAAGACTAACTTAAAGGCTGGAAATAATAGAATGGAGCTCCGGGGAGTCAAGGAATGCATTGCCGCCGCTGCCGCCGGCGATGAGCCGAGGCGCATCCTGAGACTGTTCTCGATCCGCGGCCGAGCCTCGCGCTGGTGCGTCGCAACGACACGAGAAAAGCTCCTTCTCTTCCGCTCGGAGCGGAGGAGAGGGCTGGGGAGAGGAGGAGCGTTTGAACTTGGAGACGGCGACGCTTCGGAATGATCAGAGCACCCTCTCCGGAGCCCCTCTCCGGCTCCTGCGTCTCAGGCGACGGAGAAACCGCAACCTTCCCGCCGGAATTCAGTTCACATCCAGAGTGCCGGCGAACTTCGCAATTGATCGAGCAGCTGCACATCAGCCGCGGGAAATCTGTAATGTTGGAACTCGTCCGCCCCAACCCAGCGAAAGTCCGCGCATCCCAGCGCCTGCGGTTCGTTCGCCTTCCAACGGCAACGAAAGAACTTCAACTGAACTGTCTTTTCCGGATATGAATGGGTGATCCCCGCAATCGCTTCCTCCACTTGCACATCGATTCCAAGTTCCTCCCGGAGTTCGCGGGCGAGGCACTGCTCGAATGTCTCAGTCGCTTCGCGTTTCCCACCAGGAAATTCCCACAATCCTCCGAGATGCGCTTCGGGATAGCGTTGCGTGATCAGGACTTTTCCGCCTCGAAAAACCAACCCCGCTGCCACTTCAATCACCGGGCTGCGACGAGTCGTTCCGTGGCGGTCGGACGGAAGGTCAGCCTCGCTGTTCATCGCACGCAAAGGGCGGCCGCTGTCCCGCAAACAACCAGAGTGGCAAAACGTTCCAATAGCCCGTCCCTGTGTGTTCCCATCGTTATCGCCCGATGCTCTTGTAAATGAAACCGAGCTTTTCCATCTCCACAGGATCAAACAAATTCCTGCCGTCGAACATGATCGGATGAGACATGCCGCGGCGCGCCTTTGCGATATCCAGCTGCTTGAACTCCTCCCACTCCGTGGCAATCACCAGCGCGTCGCAACCTTCGGCAACGCTGTTCATGTCCTCCACGTAGGTGACATCCCTGAGCACCGCCTTCGCCTTGTCCATTGCCTTTGGATCATGGACGCGCAGTGCAGCGCCTTCCTTCTGCAATCGCTGGCACAGGTCAATTGCCGGCGACATGCGCACGTCATCCGTATTCTGCTTGAAGGCGAGTCCGAGCACGCCAATGGTCTTGTCCTTCAAGACCCAAAGCGTTTCCGCAATTTTTTTGAGGAATCGCTCCATCTGCTCGGCGTTGATCTTCTGCACCTCCTTCAAGAGGCCGAACTCATAACCCACCTGCTCCGAGATCTTGATGAAGGCGCTGAGGTCCTTTGGAAAACAACTGCCGCCGAACCCGAGCGATGCGTCTAAAAACCGGCGGCCGATGCGCGCGTCCATGCCCATCCCGTTCGCAACCTCAGTCACATTTGCGCCCGTTGCCTCGCACAGCACCGAAATCGCATTGATGTAGGAAATCTTCAGCGCCAGGAACGAGTTGGAGGCGTGTTTGATCAGTTCCGCGGAGTTGATGTCCGTGACGATGATCGGCGCGTTGAACGGCTGATAAACCTCCTTCATCGCCGCCACTGGCCGGTCACTCTTCACTCCAATCACAATGCGATCCGGATGCATCAGGTCATCGACCGCAAATCCTTCGCGCAGGAATTCGGGATTGCTGACGACATCCACCTCGACCTTCGCCTTGCAATAGCGCTTGATGGTTTCGGCCACCTTGTCGCCCGTCTTGACCGGGACCGTGCTCTTGTCGACGACGATCTTGTAACTCGTCATCGCGCCGGCGATTTCGCGGGCGACCTTTTCAATGAAACTCAGGTCAACGGCGCCGTCGGGTTGTGGCGGCGTTGGGACTGCGATGAAAATGATGTCCGATTTCTCAACGCCTTCAGCGGTGCTGGTCGTAAAGCTGAGCCTGCCTTCCGCGACGTTCTTGCGCACCATCTCTTCAAGTCCAGGCTCGTAGATCGGAATGCCGCCCTCGCGAAGCGTCTTGACCTTGGCAGCATCGTTGTCGACGCAGATAACCTGGTGGCCAACCTCGGCAAAACAGGTTCCCGTCACGAGACCGACATAGCCGGTGCCGATTATGGTGAGCTTCATAGAACAATGAACTCGGACGAAACCCGAACTACTGAAGCTGCAACACCGGACCGTTCGTGCCCGTTCCACCGGCGCCAGAAGTTGCTTCGGGCGGCGTCACGGGCTGATTCAGCTCTGGATGCCGTCGCATCATCATCTGCAACTGCATCATCGCTTCCTGTGCCAGCGAGCCGTACTCGGGCCGGGCCATCTGGCGATAGGTTTCCTGTGCCTGCGTGAGGTTGCCCTGGGCCTCGTATAACCGCGCCAGCGAAAGCTTTGCCGATGGCATCACGGGGTCGGTCGTCCGCCGCTCGGTGATTTCCTTATAGGCTTTCAACGCCTCGTCGGTTTTCCCCTGCGCTTCAAGCGAGGCGGCGACGCCGAGGGACGCGGCTCCGGCGAAGTCGGAACCCGGATGCTCGCGCAGAAACCTGCGAAACTCTGTTTCAGCCTGGGTGAATTGCGATTCGGCGAAGAACCGGGCGGCACCGATGAGCAATGCCCTTTCGCCGGCGCTCGTGCCTGGGAATTCGGACGCGATCCGCTGGAATGCGTCAGGAGCGGCTGGTTTGCCGGTGAGCGCGCTCTGGCTGGAGATGCGGGACAAGGCCTCGCTTGCGGAGACCTGTTTTTGATGCTTCTGCGAGAGATAGAAGCCGGCGACGCATCCTGCAATCAACAGACCGCCGACCGTCCACAAAATTTGTTTCCGGTGCGATTCGGCCCAGGCCCATGCCCGGAAAAATGCGGCAGATTGCGTGACATCAGATTCCATATAGGGGGTGCAATGTTTGGGTGACACCCCGAAAACGCAAGCTTGAAATCAGCGTTTTCAAGGCCGAAACACGGCAGAAACACGGCGCAAGCCCGTCGGACTTTGTGAAACCCAAATTCCGAAAACCAAAGGCTCCTTCCAGCCCAGGTTCCAAATAATGCAGCGGTCTGAAAACCACCCAAGCGGCAGATCACACTCTGCAATGCTTTTCCGCTTCAACAATAATCCCGACGTTCTGAATGCAAACGTACGAAACATGCAAAATGCCTACGCTATCGTCCGGTAGGATTAACAGGACCTTACGCAACCACAAACGTTGTAATCGGTCCCCTCCGGTGCACGGATATTGCCCTCGCCGAACCCGCCGAATTTGCGTCACCCGAATGGCGGAAACGTGTAGCTGTATTCGTCTCTTTTACCGGGATTCGCTCAACAGTTTTGGATCACGTTTGAGTTTAAGCCCTGGGAGTCCGTTCTCAACGACGAGGTCGCGGCCGTCCGCAGTTGCGCCAGAAGAAATGCAGTGTTCAGCGTTCGAGTAAGCCCGCATCAGGGTTGCAACCAGCGCACATCTGCAGCTCAGGAGCAAGCCACCCCGTCGGAGATTTACGATCCATCCCGGATCTCCGTGATGGGCCTTATACCTTACCGTAATAGAAATTTTGCACGCATGCTTTCGAGGTACTCCGCACTACCCGCTGAGGGCCCACACATAACCGCTTCGACAAACTCTCCGGGCGGTTGGTATCGATGATCTCGAACGTAATGAAATACCATGTTTGGGGCGGCATATAGCTTTCCTGATTGCCCTACCACGCGGATTTCGGCGTTGCCCAGCTTTAGCTTTTCTCCTTCGAAAGTAATCGCGAGCGGAAATACGGGGTCGCCACATAAACTGCAAGTGTGGTAGCCTCTCAAGGCACAAGTCGGAACCTTGCAGAACTCCCACAGATTCCGTAAAAATCCGGCCGGCACGGATCCCGACTGGAAATCAGATTCACCTTCCAGCCATCCAACATTAACGGTGCCAGGTCGGGCACACCTCGAGTAGTATGAATAAGGAGACAAGTCGGCGTAAAAGGCCATATCAGTTTCGCATAGCTTTACGAAGGTCCTTCGA
The sequence above is drawn from the Verrucomicrobiia bacterium genome and encodes:
- a CDS encoding UDP-glucose/GDP-mannose dehydrogenase family protein yields the protein MKLTIIGTGYVGLVTGTCFAEVGHQVICVDNDAAKVKTLREGGIPIYEPGLEEMVRKNVAEGRLSFTTSTAEGVEKSDIIFIAVPTPPQPDGAVDLSFIEKVAREIAGAMTSYKIVVDKSTVPVKTGDKVAETIKRYCKAKVEVDVVSNPEFLREGFAVDDLMHPDRIVIGVKSDRPVAAMKEVYQPFNAPIIVTDINSAELIKHASNSFLALKISYINAISVLCEATGANVTEVANGMGMDARIGRRFLDASLGFGGSCFPKDLSAFIKISEQVGYEFGLLKEVQKINAEQMERFLKKIAETLWVLKDKTIGVLGLAFKQNTDDVRMSPAIDLCQRLQKEGAALRVHDPKAMDKAKAVLRDVTYVEDMNSVAEGCDALVIATEWEEFKQLDIAKARRGMSHPIMFDGRNLFDPVEMEKLGFIYKSIGR
- the eno gene encoding phosphopyruvate hydratase; the encoded protein is MSTIYDIQAREVLDSRGNPTVEVDVILAGGAVGRAAVPSGASTGEHEAIELRDGDKKRFLGKGVSKAVNNVTEKILPALQGVDALDQLAVDRTMIDLDGTETKSKLGANAILAVSLANAKAASEALGIPLFKYLGGPNAKVLPVPMANVINGGAHSDAPIDFQEFMVMPHGLPTFSEGLRAITEIFHALKAVLKKRGLSTAVGDEGGFAPKLDSVEDALESILQATKDAGYKAGKEIFLALDVASSEFYNKNGTYTFKKSTGKTLSGEELVDFYVKLCGKYPIVSIEDGCAEGDWKHWKLLTEKLGDRVQLVGDDLFVTNTKFLKKGIDTGTANSILVKVNQIGSLTETLDAVQLAQFNGYTAVLSHRSGETEDATIADIAVATNCGQIKTGSLSRSDRLAKYNQLLRIEQMLGSNAVYAGMTALPKGR
- the mutT gene encoding 8-oxo-dGTP diphosphatase MutT; translated protein: MNSEADLPSDRHGTTRRSPVIEVAAGLVFRGGKVLITQRYPEAHLGGLWEFPGGKREATETFEQCLARELREELGIDVQVEEAIAGITHSYPEKTVQLKFFRCRWKANEPQALGCADFRWVGADEFQHYRFPAADVQLLDQLRSSPALWM
- a CDS encoding tetratricopeptide repeat protein; translated protein: MRIIKNWGAASFVFVLLVAGLCGCAPKGTRAFLEAREMMEDGRFAEAVEELEMAASLMPTNAVIWNQLGLAYHHTGQFTNAEQAYVKALTSDRNLAEAHYNLGCLRFENEQFEGARSAWVVFTSLRATVPEGWLRLGTAHLKLREFPQAERCFEEVLRLEGKHLEALNSLGLLHAQRRDFRRAVSCFTDALEQKPDYAPALLNLAVLNHTQFNNRPVALQYYREYAAAAGETTEAKAARQWAGLLETELAPAAQAESGSAPGATTPAAIIGSAGQEPDTARPVRPPPTAVAESASASRSPTTSVARASVSTRTPAPVARAETPAARTNQPGFLQRINPMRVIRNRGEDEPRASDAPKPVARARVESEASPTAAGFPRYSYQNPPKPRPGDTAAGERAFQIGSRAHQTTRLTEAIQAYREATRLDPANFEAFYNLALASLSTGNLSQALTAYEHALAIRPDSLDARFNFALALKQGNYVSDAIRELETILARYPRESRVHVLLGNIYSQQLRQNAKAKEHYLTALQLDPRNPQAPNIRFWLSSH
- a CDS encoding DUF362 domain-containing protein, with the translated sequence MLRLALAILLTHHVSGMPGDPNLGRPEVFIVEDPAATVAFRPVEEVIDRMLLRGLTNLTTQTNPRDAWLSLVRTQDVIGIKVFTEPGPNSGTRQAVVAALVKSLLAAGIPAKNLIVWDKHIIHLRLAGYGKLESRFGVRLAGSADSGYDPATFYENSILGTLVWGDFEFGRKDETVGRRSYVSKLVTQEMTRIINVTPMMNHNQAGVVGALYNLAIGSVDNTRRFEDESARLATAVPEVFALPVLADRVALNIVDALVCQYEGEERSLLHYSASLNQLRFSRDPVALDALSLQELERQRQLAKTPRLKPNMELYSNAELLELGVSDPSKIRITHLK
- a CDS encoding tetratricopeptide repeat protein, giving the protein MESDVTQSAAFFRAWAWAESHRKQILWTVGGLLIAGCVAGFYLSQKHQKQVSASEALSRISSQSALTGKPAAPDAFQRIASEFPGTSAGERALLIGAARFFAESQFTQAETEFRRFLREHPGSDFAGAASLGVAASLEAQGKTDEALKAYKEITERRTTDPVMPSAKLSLARLYEAQGNLTQAQETYRQMARPEYGSLAQEAMMQLQMMMRRHPELNQPVTPPEATSGAGGTGTNGPVLQLQ